DNA from Castellaniella sp. MT123:
GTGCGACCAGCACGACAGGTAGTGCCAGCCGGGCGGCAAGGTCGATCATCATGTGTTTTTCGTCGATAGGGACGAGCAGCCCGCCGGCGCCTTCGACCACCAGCGGCTGCGTCGTGTGTGGCAGGCGGATGCCCGTGACATCCAGCGTGATCCCTTCCAGGCGGGCAGCTGCCCAGGGGGCGAGCGGCGCCTGCAACGCGCAGGCGGGCGGGTATTGCCGGCTGCCGGCCCCCAGCAGGGCGGTCACCGTGGCGGTGTCGTCGCAGGCGGTGGCCATCCCCGTCTGAAATGGCTTCCAGTAGTCGGCCGCCCAGGCCTTGGCCAGGATGGCCGAGATCAGCGTTTTGCCGACGTCGGTGTCCGTCCCCGTCACGAACACGCCGAGTGCCGGTGGTGTGGTGCGTCGGCTAGAGGTCATGGCGTGTTCCGTCAGCGTGGCCGGTTCGCGTGCGCCCTGGCGTGCGATGCCACAGCCCGAAAGCGATCCGATAGGTGCACCGGGCACCGGTGCGGTCGAAGGCGGCGCAGACTTGCCGCAGTTGCGACACCGTCAAGGGCCGGCTGCCCGGCCGGGGCGTGGTGGCGCCGATGCCCTTGAGTGCGCGCAGGAACCCCAGGGCGTTGCCACAGTCGTCCTGAAAGGGCTCGATCCGCACGCCGCCCGATAGCGGGCCAGCCGGCAGGCGGATCGCCTGTGCGCAGGGAAAAAGCAGCGTGGCGGGCGTCAGCCCCAGGCTGTCGTGGGCTTGCTGCCATTCCGGCCAGCTGCCCCGAACCGGGACGGCGACGGCCAGGCAGCCGCCGGGGGCCAGTAGCCCGGCCAGCCGCAGCAGGCCTCGCCCTGGGTCGGTGAACCATTGCAGCGCCATGCTGGAACAGATCAGGTCGAAGCTGCAGGCGGGCAGATCGGGATGCTCGCCGTCCAGTACACGAAAACGCGCGTTGCCGCCCAGGCGCAGCGTGTCCTGGGCTCTGGTCAGCATGGCCGGGGCAAGATCCGTGATGGTCCAGTCCGCCAGCGGGATGCGGGCAGCCAGCTGACGGGTCAGAAGACCGGTGCCGCAGCCGATTTCCAGAATGCGGGGTTGCTCGGGCAGCGGTTGGTCCGCGATCTGTGCGGCCAGGCGTCGGGCGATGGCGACCTGCACGCCGGCATGCTGTTCGTATCGATTGGCTGCCCGATCGAACCGGACGTGTGCCTGGCGGTCTCGGGGGCCGGACGGGGGCGTGCGCAGTGTGCTGTCCGCGGTCATCAGGGGTTCTCCACGGCGGTCGACAGGGCCTGGGCCAGGCGATCGATGTCCTCTGGCGTGTGTGCCGCGCTCAGCGCGATGCGCAGGCGACTGGTGCCGGCCGGCACCGTGGGCGGGCGGATGGCGGAGACCAGAATGCCTTCGGTTTCCAGCCGGCGGCTGAGCGTCAGTGCCCGGTGCTCGCTGCCGACCAGGGCAGGGATGATCTGGGTGCTGGACGGGCCGGTATCCAGCCCCAGCCGGGACAGGGTTTCGCGCAGCCGGCCTGCATGCCCCGATAGTGCCGCGCGCTGCGCCTGCATCCGCGGTATCAGATCCAGGGCCGCGTCGATGGCCCCCAGGATGGCTGGCGGCAGTCCGGTGGTGAAGATGAACCCCGGACAGGCGTTGATCAGGTAATCGCAGAGTGCGCGGGAGCCTGCCACGTAAGCGCCGAAGCTGCCCATGGCCTTGCTGAAGGTGCCCATGGACAGATGGACCCGGCCGGGGGCAAGCCCTGCCAGCCCCATGCCCTTGGGCCCGAGCACGCCGGTGGCATGGGCTTCATCGAGATAGAGAAAGGCGTCATGGCGCTCGGCCAGCGCCGCCAGGCTGGGGACGTCGCTGCAGTCCCCGTCCATGCTGAAGACGCTTTCGGTCACGATGATGCGCCGGCCCGATTCATGGGCATGCGATTGCATCAGGGATTCCAGGTGATTCAGATCGTTATGGCGGAACCGGATCTGGCGAACCCCCGCCGCCCGGCAGCCCTGATGCAGGCTGGCATGGGCCAGGCGGTCGACATAGACCTGGGTATCGCGCCCGAAGACCGACAGCAGCGCCGGCAGGATCGCGGCATTGGCCTGCCAGCCCGAAGAGAACAGCAGTGCCGCTTCGGTGTCCTTGGCACTCGCCAGCTTTGCCTCGATCGCCAGGCAAGGCGGTTGGGTGCCGCAGACCAGACGCGAGGCTGTGGATCCGGCGCCATAGCGCCGGGCGTAGTCGCAGGCGCGGTCGATGACGGCGGGATGCGCGGACAGGCCCAGATAGTCGTTGCTGCAGAAATTCAGCAGCGTGTGCCCGCCGTGGCGGCTGCGTCCGGGTGTGGCGGGTTCAAAAGCGCGCAGGATGCGCCGCTGGTGCTGGCGGTCCTGGTCGTCCAGGAACTGCGCAAATACGGCATCGAATGGATTCATATCGGCTCTGCCCAGTGAGGCCGTCAGGTGACTTGAAGTGATGGGGATAATATCAATATGATCGTAGAAAAATGGAATTCAACGATGTTTGGCAGTAGTTAGAAGAAGATAGCAATTCAATCCATGATGGCGCAATTCCTGGCAAGCGCCGGCCTTCCACCCCGCATCCTGCGTGACTGCGCAATCTCTCGAGAGTTGAAACCGAACATGACAGCATCCTCCATTCCCTGGTTGGACCAGGGCTACCCCCATATCTGGCTGCCCTATGCGCAGATGAAGACCGCCGCGCGACCGCTGCCCGTGCGCTCGACGCAGGGGTGCTGCATCGAACTGGCGGATGGCAGGACCCTGATCGATGGCATCGCCTCCTGGTGGACAGCCTGCCATGGCTACAACCATCCGCATATTGCCGACGCCGTCCGGGCGCAGCTGGCGCGCATGCCGCATGTGATGTTCGGCGGGCTGGTGCACGAACCCGCGCTATCCCTGGCGCGCCGCCTGTGCGGCTTGCTGGGGCCGGGGCTGGATCGCGTCTTTTTCACGGAGTCGGGTTCGGTATCGGTCGAAGTCGCCATGAAGATGGCGATGCAGTATTGGGCCAATCGCGGCGAGCCCGGGCGGCGGCGGGTGGTGGCTTTTCGCGGCGGCTATCACGGAGACACCTTCGGTACCATGGCGGTCTGTGATCCCACCATCGGCATGCATGCGGCCTTTCGCGGCCTGCAGCCTGAAACGGAGACGCCGGAACTGCCCCGGGACGATGAGGGCGAGGCTCTGCTGGATCAGTTCCTGCGCCGCCAGGAAGGCCAAGTGGCCGCCCTGCTGGTGGAGCCCCTGGTGCAAGGCGCCGCAGGCATGCGGATGCATGCGCCGGAAGTCTTGCGGCGGCTGCGCCGGCTCGCCGACCGGCACGGCATCCTGCTGATATTCGATGAGATCTTCACGGGCTTCGGGCGCACGGGCACGCTGTTTGCCTTTGAGCAGGCAGGCATCCGACCCGACATCGTGACCTTGTCGAAGGCCCTGACCGGCGGGACGTTGCCCTTGGCGGCCACCGTGGCCAGCGAGTCGGTGTTCGAGGCCTTCTGGTCGGACGATCCCGGGCATGCGCTGATGCACGGTCCCACCTATATGGGTAACGCACTGGGGTGCGCAGCCGCTCACGCCTCGTTGGATCTGTTCGAATCCGAGCCTCGGCTGGCCCAGGTGGCGGCGATCGAAGGCCAGTTGTGCGAGGGCCTGGCCGCCTGTCGCGACCTGCCCTGTGTGCACGAGGTTCGCGTCATGGGGGCCATCGGCGTGGTGGAGCTGAAATGGGTACCCGAC
Protein-coding regions in this window:
- the bioD gene encoding dethiobiotin synthase — protein: MTSSRRTTPPALGVFVTGTDTDVGKTLISAILAKAWAADYWKPFQTGMATACDDTATVTALLGAGSRQYPPACALQAPLAPWAAARLEGITLDVTGIRLPHTTQPLVVEGAGGLLVPIDEKHMMIDLAARLALPVVLVARSTLGTINHTLLSLQALAARDLPVLGVVMNGPLSPGNRQALEHFGQTPILAEIPWLDAVNPRTVAEAASRVTPLQAALIQAGLAWRSQPGIHK
- a CDS encoding methyltransferase domain-containing protein, encoding MTADSTLRTPPSGPRDRQAHVRFDRAANRYEQHAGVQVAIARRLAAQIADQPLPEQPRILEIGCGTGLLTRQLAARIPLADWTITDLAPAMLTRAQDTLRLGGNARFRVLDGEHPDLPACSFDLICSSMALQWFTDPGRGLLRLAGLLAPGGCLAVAVPVRGSWPEWQQAHDSLGLTPATLLFPCAQAIRLPAGPLSGGVRIEPFQDDCGNALGFLRALKGIGATTPRPGSRPLTVSQLRQVCAAFDRTGARCTYRIAFGLWHRTPGRTRTGHADGTRHDL
- the bioF gene encoding 8-amino-7-oxononanoate synthase → MNPFDAVFAQFLDDQDRQHQRRILRAFEPATPGRSRHGGHTLLNFCSNDYLGLSAHPAVIDRACDYARRYGAGSTASRLVCGTQPPCLAIEAKLASAKDTEAALLFSSGWQANAAILPALLSVFGRDTQVYVDRLAHASLHQGCRAAGVRQIRFRHNDLNHLESLMQSHAHESGRRIIVTESVFSMDGDCSDVPSLAALAERHDAFLYLDEAHATGVLGPKGMGLAGLAPGRVHLSMGTFSKAMGSFGAYVAGSRALCDYLINACPGFIFTTGLPPAILGAIDAALDLIPRMQAQRAALSGHAGRLRETLSRLGLDTGPSSTQIIPALVGSEHRALTLSRRLETEGILVSAIRPPTVPAGTSRLRIALSAAHTPEDIDRLAQALSTAVENP
- a CDS encoding adenosylmethionine--8-amino-7-oxononanoate transaminase; the encoded protein is MTASSIPWLDQGYPHIWLPYAQMKTAARPLPVRSTQGCCIELADGRTLIDGIASWWTACHGYNHPHIADAVRAQLARMPHVMFGGLVHEPALSLARRLCGLLGPGLDRVFFTESGSVSVEVAMKMAMQYWANRGEPGRRRVVAFRGGYHGDTFGTMAVCDPTIGMHAAFRGLQPETETPELPRDDEGEALLDQFLRRQEGQVAALLVEPLVQGAAGMRMHAPEVLRRLRRLADRHGILLIFDEIFTGFGRTGTLFAFEQAGIRPDIVTLSKALTGGTLPLAATVASESVFEAFWSDDPGHALMHGPTYMGNALGCAAAHASLDLFESEPRLAQVAAIEGQLCEGLAACRDLPCVHEVRVMGAIGVVELKWVPDRTLLCQAFLDAGVWVRPLGKSVYLTPAFIMPADQLQRLLQALQSVLARVTPAFFPGRDAGGKDVA